A genome region from Lytechinus pictus isolate F3 Inbred chromosome 14, Lp3.0, whole genome shotgun sequence includes the following:
- the LOC129276859 gene encoding G-protein coupled receptor 52-like translates to MASSNSSSEYIETYSTLFYLNVAQLPLSVLANAFTYCILRHSTTGFDSVTKMLLKALTLCYAAYGVGQAITSLLQIVPMSANARFAICVYQGVLTFPWFFVTLTVTCLLNLNRYIMVAKPLRYHHIVTDRRAVVVMSLAITSSILLAIVGLPIPKTPSGDFMMNFCKSNMDALKGDFVLIFCVFFLLMAMFTSIVTTSSLLVIARKQSKAIADGEIAVTAAVSTVNQRKDRNDTSAYAGEEMAATRRQRKSNRRALLTIFFLNVVVFFSWLPLAIFFVLLGVGVNLPPVFGSVYMFLSMSTSWWHCLVYLITNRMFRETAKDVFKKTLRIYCSNTTN, encoded by the coding sequence ATGGCGTCTTCTAATTCTAGCTCTGAATATATTGAGACGTATTCCACGCTCTTTTACCTTAATGTAGCACAACTTCCATTGTCTGTCCTTGCAAACGCCTTTACATACTGCATTCTTCGCCATTCAACAACTGGCTTCGACTCTGTGACCAAAATGCTTCTCAAGGCACTGACCTTATGTTATGCGGCCTACGGGGTTGGTCAGGCGATTACATCACTCCTCCAGATTGTTCCCATGTCTGCCAATGCCAGATTTGCCATCTGCGTCTACCAAGGTGTGTTGACTTTTCCTTGGTTCTTCGTGACATTAACTGTTACCTGTCTTCTTAATCTGAACCGATATATAATGGTTGCAAAACCCCTTCGGTACCATCACATAGTTACTGATCGAAGGGCCGTTGTAGTCATGTCCTTGGCCATAACTTCCTCGATTCTTCTGGCCATTGTGGGATTGCCTATACCCAAGACACCTTCTGGAGACTTCATGATGAACTTCTGTAAATCAAATATGGATGCACTCAAAGGCGATTTCGTCCTGATTTTCTGCGTTTTCTTCTTGCTTATGGCGATGTTCACGTCAATCGTTACAACATCGAGCTTGCTGGTCATTGCCCGAAAGCAATCGAAGGCGATTGCAGATGGGGAGATCGCGGTGACTGCAGCGGTTAGCACGGTTAATCAGCGCAAGGACCGCAACGACACCTCAGCTTATGCTGGAGAGGAAATGGCAGCGACTAGGAGACAGCGTAAGAGCAACAGAAGAGCACTTTTGACCATCTTTTTCCTGAACGTTGTCGTCTTTTTCTCTTGGTTACCTCTCGCCATCTTCTTTGTCTTGTTAGGCGTAGGTGTCAATCTTCCTCCAGTCTTTGGAAGTGTGTATATGTTTCTGTCTATGTCTACATCGTGGTGGCATTGCCTCGTTTACCTTATCACAAATAGGATGTTCCGGGAGACAGCCAAAGATGTCTTTAAGAAAACACTCAGAATATACTGCTCAAATACCACAAATTAA